A region of Elusimicrobiota bacterium DNA encodes the following proteins:
- a CDS encoding DUF1329 domain-containing protein, with translation MGKTALKIVSALALFWPAGLSAAVDAAHAAALGKNLTPVGAERQGNAAGTIPAWEGGLAKDAYPHANGGHYADPFAKDKPLFTITSKNVDQYKEQLTPGQLALFAQFPDYTMVVYPTRRTASFPAAFYQKTRENATKTILSHGGNGVLNATDGVPFPIPKDGAEAVWNVLLRFRGPAFRMNSIEAPVLRNGTYTPSRCSVDFEPHYNNLDKPLDRRTPNLFFEFLQTFASPPRLAGSILLVHEPVDQVKQHRTAWLYNPGQRRVRLAPTLAYDNLALTAEGLRTYDDYNMYNGSPDRYQWTLIGKKEMFVPYNSYRLNDPALRYKDILKAGHLNQEVPRYERHRVWVLEGTLKKGFRHLYARRVFYLDEDSWIPLLSDKYDAGGKLSYFAEQHLVNYFEVPMPWASVTVFYDLPSGRYLALNLTNEESSPWKERKFPAAYFTPANLRGQGTR, from the coding sequence ATGGGAAAAACTGCGCTCAAAATCGTTTCGGCCCTGGCCCTGTTCTGGCCGGCGGGCCTCTCCGCCGCGGTGGACGCCGCGCACGCCGCGGCGTTGGGAAAAAATCTGACCCCCGTCGGGGCGGAACGCCAGGGCAACGCCGCTGGAACCATCCCCGCCTGGGAGGGAGGCCTGGCGAAAGACGCCTATCCCCACGCGAACGGCGGACACTACGCCGATCCTTTCGCGAAGGACAAGCCACTCTTCACCATCACCTCCAAGAACGTTGACCAGTACAAAGAACAACTGACTCCCGGCCAGCTGGCGCTGTTCGCCCAGTTTCCGGATTACACGATGGTCGTCTATCCCACCCGGCGGACGGCATCCTTCCCGGCGGCGTTCTACCAGAAGACCCGGGAGAACGCCACCAAAACCATATTATCCCATGGCGGCAACGGGGTGTTGAACGCCACCGACGGGGTGCCCTTCCCGATCCCCAAAGACGGCGCCGAGGCGGTGTGGAACGTGCTCCTGCGTTTTCGCGGGCCCGCCTTTCGGATGAACTCCATTGAAGCCCCCGTTCTGCGGAACGGGACGTACACCCCGTCGCGGTGCTCCGTGGATTTTGAGCCCCACTACAACAACCTGGACAAACCCCTCGACCGCCGGACCCCGAACCTGTTCTTTGAATTCCTGCAAACCTTCGCCTCCCCGCCTCGCCTGGCGGGGTCCATCCTTTTGGTCCACGAACCGGTGGACCAGGTGAAACAGCATCGCACCGCCTGGCTGTACAACCCAGGCCAGCGGCGGGTCCGTTTGGCCCCCACCCTGGCCTACGACAACCTGGCCCTGACCGCGGAGGGATTGAGGACCTACGACGACTACAACATGTACAACGGCTCGCCGGATCGGTATCAGTGGACCCTGATCGGGAAAAAAGAGATGTTCGTCCCCTACAACTCCTATCGGTTGAACGATCCGGCTCTGCGTTACAAGGACATCCTGAAAGCGGGCCATCTCAACCAGGAGGTCCCCCGCTATGAGCGGCACCGGGTGTGGGTTCTGGAAGGGACGTTGAAAAAAGGCTTCCGCCACCTCTACGCCCGCCGGGTCTTTTATCTGGATGAGGATTCCTGGATTCCGCTTCTCTCGGACAAATACGATGCGGGGGGAAAGCTATCGTATTTTGCGGAACAGCACCTCGTCAATTACTTTGAAGTCCCCATGCCTTGGGCGTCCGTGACGGTTTTTTACGACTTGCCCTCCGGGCGCTATCTCGCCTTGAACCTCACCAACGAGGAATCCTCTCCCTGGAAGGAACGCAAATTCCCAGCGGCCTACTTCACCCCGGCGAACCTGCGCGGACAAGGCACGCGATAG
- a CDS encoding DUF1302 domain-containing protein, translating into MKGKGEHIGRVSWALASFSFVLVGPASAFQLPGSGDFQGNLDTTVSYGVTFRAQDRDPQLVGISNGGVSGNINGDDGNLNYSKGDAAYNVVKMTNELDLRYRNFGAFARGSYFYDFANITRETLGDQARNRTGHYAELLDAYVRAEFPVMGQSLKLRLGQQVVNWGESTFIPNGLSVANAIDLSKLRVPGAEIKEALLPTPMAFASQSLGKTFSLEGFVLSRFDHVRTDPRGTFFSTDDLISDDGDKIFLGSGRRYDQHMPPADANLIPPPVSTSTTNLGQVWGIRSGDRDAKDSGQAGVALRIFAPLLNNTEFGLYHVNYHSRTPLISSVRGGVSVNNPNNALAPLPIDCSGKYIDIPGTFNDAGGPAFWGDDCTDKPASYFVEYPENIRIYGLSFNTVGPWGLAFQGESSYRPNQPVQYTVSELALAAGGLSNFLTGADVAGAGAAAAVPMGTEIKGYERLAVQQSQVSVTKVLGPLWKMDVLTVAGEAGYTHMDLTDGKYYQGYATSLAPGSNPGSGVSNAPIQGQATKDSWGYRVTARMDFLDSFFQTNISPRVTFSHDVSGVSATFNENVKALSYGLGTTFKQDWALDLSYTDFFGGRTFRSVSAPGTYPPDQPEETATSSNSVKDRDIVSMNLSYSF; encoded by the coding sequence ATGAAGGGAAAGGGTGAACACATTGGGCGCGTAAGCTGGGCGCTGGCTAGCTTCTCTTTTGTTTTGGTGGGACCCGCCTCGGCTTTTCAACTGCCGGGGTCGGGCGACTTTCAGGGGAACCTGGACACCACCGTTTCCTACGGCGTAACCTTTCGAGCCCAGGACAGGGATCCTCAATTGGTCGGAATCTCCAACGGCGGCGTTTCGGGCAACATCAACGGCGACGACGGGAACCTAAACTACAGCAAAGGGGATGCCGCCTACAATGTCGTCAAGATGACCAACGAGCTGGACCTCCGTTACCGCAATTTCGGCGCCTTTGCCCGCGGGTCCTATTTCTACGATTTCGCCAACATCACCCGCGAAACCCTGGGCGACCAGGCGCGCAACCGCACCGGCCACTACGCCGAGCTGTTGGACGCCTATGTGCGGGCTGAATTCCCGGTCATGGGCCAATCCCTCAAACTCCGACTGGGGCAACAGGTCGTGAACTGGGGAGAAAGCACCTTTATCCCGAACGGCCTGAGCGTGGCCAACGCCATCGATCTCAGCAAACTGCGGGTGCCGGGCGCGGAGATTAAGGAAGCTCTCCTCCCGACCCCCATGGCCTTCGCCTCCCAGAGCCTGGGCAAAACGTTTTCTCTGGAAGGCTTCGTCCTCTCGCGCTTCGACCACGTCCGCACGGATCCCCGGGGAACCTTTTTTAGCACCGATGACCTGATTTCGGACGACGGCGACAAGATCTTCCTCGGCTCCGGCCGTCGGTATGACCAGCACATGCCACCCGCCGACGCCAATCTGATCCCCCCTCCGGTTAGCACGAGTACCACGAACTTAGGGCAGGTCTGGGGCATTCGGTCGGGAGATCGAGACGCCAAAGACTCCGGCCAGGCCGGGGTCGCCTTACGGATATTCGCGCCTTTGCTTAACAACACGGAGTTCGGGCTCTATCACGTCAACTACCACAGCCGGACGCCCCTTATTTCAAGCGTGCGGGGTGGGGTGTCTGTCAACAATCCCAACAACGCGCTTGCGCCATTGCCGATCGACTGTTCCGGGAAATACATCGACATCCCAGGAACTTTCAATGACGCCGGGGGACCCGCCTTTTGGGGCGATGACTGCACGGATAAGCCCGCCTCCTACTTTGTGGAGTATCCGGAGAACATCCGGATCTACGGCCTCAGCTTCAACACGGTGGGACCCTGGGGACTCGCTTTCCAGGGGGAATCTTCCTATCGGCCCAATCAACCGGTCCAATACACGGTCAGCGAACTGGCCCTGGCGGCGGGCGGATTGTCGAACTTCCTAACGGGGGCCGACGTGGCCGGAGCGGGCGCGGCGGCAGCGGTTCCCATGGGAACGGAGATCAAAGGCTACGAACGGCTGGCCGTTCAACAATCCCAGGTGAGCGTGACCAAGGTCCTTGGGCCCCTATGGAAAATGGATGTCCTCACCGTGGCCGGCGAAGCCGGTTATACCCATATGGACCTGACCGATGGCAAGTATTACCAGGGGTATGCCACGAGCTTGGCTCCGGGGTCCAACCCCGGGAGCGGCGTTTCCAATGCCCCCATCCAGGGCCAAGCCACCAAGGATTCCTGGGGATACCGGGTGACGGCGCGGATGGATTTCCTCGACTCCTTTTTTCAAACGAACATCTCTCCCCGGGTAACGTTCTCCCACGATGTGAGCGGCGTGAGCGCGACCTTTAACGAAAACGTCAAGGCGCTCAGCTACGGGCTGGGAACCACCTTTAAACAGGACTGGGCCTTGGACCTCTCCTACACGGACTTTTTCGGCGGCCGGACGTTCCGGTCCGTCTCAGCGCCGGGCACTTACCCGCCCGATCAGCCGGAGGAAACGGCGACCTCGTCGAATTCAGTGAAGGACCGGGACATCGTTTCCATGAACCTGAGCTACTCGTTCTAA
- the cobA gene encoding uroporphyrinogen-III C-methyltransferase, protein MSRSFRVSTPNAVSRATLPGNGKGFVYLVGAGPGRVDLMTVRGGECLGRAEVVVLDALVDRRVLKHCRAGVKIIDAGKRGDGRVRMRQPEINRLLVRLARAGKTVVRLKGGDPFFFGRGAEEAEVLVDHGVPFEVVPGVSAATSVPGFAGIPLTHRGHASVVTVVTGHEGRENPYLGETAGQAVRRRGPGVDWSKISSEGTLVILMGIRQLPHIARRLLGLGWPSSLPAAAVQWGSWAHQRTVRGTLKDIAQRVRRERLGAPAVIVVGDVAGLGKNLNWFEKRPLFGKTVLVTRARDQASHLSALLEEAGARVIESPVLRIVPLPLGPDGRGFLRNLLSYDGVLVTSANGAQLFAKRVGTSRALPPVFAVGPKTAAALAEERIPVQGVADTFQAEGMMELLGKNVRGRRYLFPRAEEGREVLVAGLTRRGARVDLWPLYRTVPVPLTKEARAALRAGTVDAVTFTSSSTANSLLGNFSAPDVHRIFSRAQAVSIGPITSHTLRARGVRPTEAAREATVEDLARAVVRAVGVR, encoded by the coding sequence ATGAGCAGATCCTTCCGAGTTTCGACTCCGAACGCCGTCTCCCGCGCGACCCTTCCTGGAAATGGGAAGGGGTTTGTTTATCTGGTGGGGGCGGGGCCGGGGAGGGTGGACCTAATGACGGTGCGGGGGGGGGAGTGTTTGGGGCGGGCGGAGGTGGTGGTGTTGGACGCGTTGGTGGATCGACGGGTTTTGAAACATTGCCGGGCGGGCGTCAAAATAATTGATGCGGGGAAACGGGGCGATGGGCGGGTTCGGATGCGTCAGCCGGAAATCAACCGACTGTTGGTTCGCTTGGCCCGGGCCGGAAAAACCGTGGTGCGGCTGAAGGGGGGGGATCCTTTCTTTTTCGGGCGAGGAGCGGAGGAAGCGGAGGTTTTGGTGGACCACGGGGTCCCTTTTGAGGTGGTGCCGGGGGTGAGCGCGGCGACGTCGGTGCCGGGGTTCGCCGGGATTCCGCTCACGCACCGGGGGCACGCGTCTGTCGTGACGGTCGTCACGGGGCACGAGGGTCGGGAAAATCCTTATCTCGGGGAAACCGCCGGTCAGGCGGTCCGACGGCGGGGGCCGGGGGTGGATTGGTCCAAAATTTCTTCCGAGGGGACGTTGGTGATTTTGATGGGGATCCGACAGCTTCCGCACATCGCCCGCCGGCTTCTCGGTTTAGGCTGGCCGTCGTCCCTTCCCGCGGCGGCCGTGCAGTGGGGGAGTTGGGCCCATCAACGGACGGTGCGCGGAACCCTGAAAGATATTGCCCAACGGGTTCGGCGGGAACGGTTGGGAGCGCCGGCGGTGATCGTGGTGGGGGACGTGGCGGGGCTGGGAAAAAATTTAAATTGGTTTGAAAAAAGACCGCTGTTCGGAAAAACGGTTTTGGTCACCCGGGCCCGGGATCAGGCCTCGCACCTGAGCGCCCTCTTGGAGGAGGCCGGGGCGCGGGTCATTGAAAGCCCGGTCCTCCGGATTGTCCCTTTGCCCCTGGGGCCGGATGGGCGGGGGTTCCTCCGAAACCTTTTAAGCTACGACGGTGTTCTTGTGACAAGCGCCAACGGGGCCCAACTTTTCGCAAAAAGAGTTGGAACGTCCCGCGCCCTTCCGCCGGTCTTCGCCGTGGGCCCTAAAACGGCGGCCGCGTTGGCGGAAGAGCGGATTCCCGTCCAAGGGGTGGCGGACACTTTTCAAGCGGAGGGCATGATGGAACTTTTGGGCAAAAACGTCCGGGGCCGACGGTATTTGTTTCCGCGGGCCGAAGAGGGGCGGGAGGTTTTGGTCGCGGGTTTAACCCGGCGCGGCGCCCGGGTGGACCTCTGGCCGCTCTATCGAACGGTCCCGGTTCCTTTGACGAAAGAGGCCCGCGCGGCTCTCCGAGCGGGCACGGTGGACGCGGTCACGTTCACGTCCTCCTCCACGGCGAACTCCCTCTTGGGCAACTTTTCTGCCCCGGACGTTCACCGTATTTTCTCTCGCGCCCAGGCTGTTTCCATTGGGCCGATCACCTCCCACACCCTGCGGGCTCGGGGGGTACGCCCGACCGAAGCGGCCCGGGAAGCCACGGTGGAAGACCTGGCCCGGGCCGTGGTCCGCGCGGTGGGCGTCCGATGA
- a CDS encoding cupredoxin domain-containing protein codes for MKRFLPWALGLVLAAAPVLAGETRELTLLNIKYQGKVMWLPGTIVVKKGDHVKLTLLNNVPEDPAVHGFTIPEFGVKAEAARGVPTVVEFDAVKAGLFDTSCHLHPAHLKGQLLVID; via the coding sequence ATGAAACGTTTCCTTCCCTGGGCTCTTGGCTTGGTTTTGGCGGCGGCCCCCGTCCTGGCTGGAGAAACCCGCGAGTTGACGCTCCTGAACATCAAATACCAAGGCAAAGTGATGTGGCTTCCCGGAACGATCGTTGTGAAAAAAGGCGATCACGTGAAATTGACCCTCCTGAACAACGTGCCGGAAGATCCCGCCGTTCACGGATTTACGATTCCCGAATTCGGGGTGAAGGCCGAAGCGGCCCGGGGCGTCCCCACCGTTGTGGAATTCGATGCCGTGAAGGCCGGGCTCTTCGACACGAGCTGTCATCTTCATCCCGCCCACCTCAAGGGCCAGCTTTTGGTGATCGACTGA
- the hemB gene encoding porphobilinogen synthase: protein MSFPKRRLRRLRASPAVRRLVRETALYPQDLVQPFFVRPGRGERRAVPSMPGVFQLSVDQLVKEARETAKLGIPAVILFGIPEKKDAEGRDASDPDGIVQRAVRAVKDAVPNLLVVTDLCLCEYTDHGHCGILRPTGAGPAIDNDATLERLAQIARAQAEAGADWVAPSGMMDGAVAAIRRALDDGGKQEIAILAYAAKYASAFYGPFRDAASSAPAFGDRRTHQMDPANVREALQEVSLDIDEGADMVMVKPALAYLDVIRRVRDQFDAPVAAYNVSGEYAMVKAAAAKGWVDGARVMEEILLSIKRAGADVILTYHAREMARRLADR from the coding sequence ATGAGTTTTCCAAAACGTCGGCTCCGTCGGTTGAGGGCCTCCCCCGCCGTCCGCCGCCTGGTTCGGGAGACGGCGCTTTATCCCCAGGATTTGGTCCAGCCTTTCTTCGTCCGGCCCGGCCGGGGGGAACGGCGCGCGGTGCCAAGCATGCCGGGGGTTTTCCAACTTTCCGTCGACCAATTGGTGAAGGAAGCCCGGGAGACGGCGAAATTGGGGATTCCGGCCGTGATCCTTTTTGGGATCCCGGAGAAAAAAGATGCGGAGGGGCGGGACGCCTCGGATCCGGACGGGATCGTCCAAAGGGCCGTGCGGGCGGTGAAAGACGCCGTGCCGAATCTCCTCGTGGTCACCGATCTCTGTCTTTGCGAATACACCGATCATGGACATTGTGGGATTTTGCGCCCCACCGGAGCCGGTCCAGCGATTGATAACGACGCCACGCTGGAGCGCCTCGCGCAGATCGCCCGCGCGCAGGCAGAGGCGGGCGCCGACTGGGTGGCCCCCTCGGGCATGATGGACGGCGCCGTGGCCGCCATCCGCCGGGCCTTGGACGATGGCGGAAAACAAGAGATCGCGATCTTGGCCTACGCGGCCAAATACGCCTCGGCTTTCTATGGCCCCTTTCGGGACGCGGCGTCGTCCGCTCCCGCCTTCGGCGACCGCCGCACTCATCAGATGGACCCCGCCAACGTTCGGGAAGCCCTGCAGGAAGTCTCTTTGGACATTGACGAGGGCGCCGACATGGTGATGGTGAAACCCGCCTTGGCCTACCTGGACGTGATTCGCCGGGTGCGGGATCAGTTCGACGCGCCGGTGGCCGCCTACAACGTGTCCGGCGAATACGCCATGGTGAAAGCCGCCGCGGCCAAAGGCTGGGTGGATGGCGCGAGGGTGATGGAGGAAATTCTTCTTTCGATCAAGCGCGCCGGGGCCGACGTGATCCTCACCTACCACGCGCGGGAAATGGCGCGCCGGCTCGCCGATCGATGA
- a CDS encoding MBL fold metallo-hydrolase: MRRGWRAALLLGATACALRPVARPRGDPDLGVDVRWWGHSCFSIRDSAGRVFLLDPFDDTVGYPPPRVKPDAVLITHDHFDHNAVPRVPVSVLVPGGSSAATEGGESRPEHERPAPSRPSSVVPFPVVLTTGTATAAGIEVTGLLADHDDQGGRRNGTTRVYVWEMGGLRWAHLGDIGQKALRPDQKEALAGVDVLFIPVGGRTTVDAAGAAGLVREIGPRIVLPMHFGTPRTRFFEFDPLPPFLILFERVKRLPPGSFHLRKADLPPDTNVYVPASPDDENVKETP, translated from the coding sequence ATGAGGCGGGGTTGGCGGGCGGCCCTCCTCCTTGGCGCCACCGCCTGCGCCCTGCGGCCTGTGGCGCGCCCGCGGGGGGATCCCGACCTGGGAGTGGACGTGCGGTGGTGGGGGCATTCTTGTTTTTCCATCCGGGACAGCGCGGGCCGGGTTTTTTTGCTGGACCCCTTCGACGACACCGTGGGATACCCGCCTCCCCGGGTGAAGCCGGACGCGGTGCTGATCACCCACGACCATTTTGATCACAACGCCGTCCCCCGGGTCCCGGTTTCCGTTCTGGTCCCGGGAGGATCTTCGGCCGCGACCGAGGGCGGGGAATCCCGGCCGGAGCACGAACGACCCGCTCCCAGCCGGCCGTCTTCCGTCGTTCCTTTCCCGGTCGTTCTGACCACGGGAACGGCAACGGCCGCGGGGATCGAAGTCACTGGGTTACTCGCGGACCACGATGACCAGGGAGGACGCCGGAACGGAACCACGCGAGTGTATGTGTGGGAAATGGGCGGTCTTCGTTGGGCGCACCTGGGAGACATCGGCCAAAAGGCCCTTCGGCCGGACCAAAAGGAAGCGCTCGCCGGCGTGGACGTGCTTTTCATCCCCGTGGGCGGCCGGACGACCGTCGACGCGGCAGGCGCGGCCGGTCTTGTCCGGGAAATTGGTCCCCGTATCGTCCTGCCGATGCACTTCGGCACGCCGCGTACACGATTTTTTGAGTTCGATCCCTTGCCCCCCTTTTTGATCCTCTTCGAGCGGGTGAAACGTCTTCCGCCCGGCAGTTTTCATCTTCGAAAGGCGGACCTCCCGCCCGACACCAACGTCTACGTCCCGGCTTCGCCGGACGATGAGAACGTCAAGGAGACCCCGTGA
- the hemL gene encoding glutamate-1-semialdehyde 2,1-aminomutase, whose protein sequence is MNRSQELFQRAKQTFVGGVNSPVRAFRAVGGTPVFFDRAKGSKLTDVDGNTYIDYVGSWGPMILGHAHPKIVGAAQRALKKGSSFGAPSPLELDLAGLVREAFPQVDLLRFTSSGTEACLSALRLARGYTGRRLIVKFAGCYHGHGDSLLVSAGSGALTLGQPTSAGVPKELARLTLVLPYNDAAALTKAFAKWGKDIAAVIVEPVAGNMGVVVPSVGFLEALARVPRRYGALLIVDEVMTGFRLAWGGAQGLFGIRADLTCFGKILGGGLPVGALGGSRRVMSKLAPLGPVYQAGTLSGNPVAMAAGAATLSLLKREPPYKVLRDRADSLTHGLRAIGRRHRRDITVNAVESMFTLFFTKGPVTDLASAEGSNTRDFGRFFHGMLKRGIYLPPSQFEACFVSAAHSPADIEKTLAAADATFREM, encoded by the coding sequence GTGAACCGATCCCAAGAATTGTTCCAGCGAGCGAAACAGACCTTTGTGGGGGGCGTGAATTCTCCGGTGCGGGCTTTCCGCGCCGTGGGGGGGACGCCCGTGTTCTTCGACCGGGCCAAAGGGTCCAAACTGACGGACGTCGATGGGAACACCTACATCGATTACGTGGGTTCCTGGGGCCCCATGATCCTGGGTCACGCCCACCCAAAAATCGTGGGCGCCGCCCAACGGGCGCTCAAGAAGGGCAGTTCCTTCGGCGCGCCATCGCCCTTGGAATTGGACCTGGCCGGGCTCGTGCGGGAAGCCTTCCCCCAGGTGGATCTTCTCCGCTTCACAAGTTCCGGGACGGAGGCGTGTCTCTCGGCGCTCCGCTTGGCCCGGGGGTACACGGGCCGCCGTTTGATCGTCAAGTTCGCGGGTTGCTACCACGGCCACGGCGACAGTTTGTTGGTGAGCGCCGGAAGCGGCGCCTTGACCCTCGGCCAGCCGACCTCGGCCGGGGTGCCCAAAGAGCTCGCGCGGCTGACCCTTGTTCTGCCCTACAACGACGCGGCGGCCCTCACCAAGGCCTTCGCCAAGTGGGGGAAAGACATTGCGGCCGTGATCGTGGAGCCCGTGGCCGGCAACATGGGGGTCGTCGTCCCCTCGGTGGGTTTTTTAGAAGCGCTGGCCCGGGTCCCCCGCCGATACGGAGCGCTCCTGATCGTCGATGAGGTGATGACGGGGTTCCGTCTGGCCTGGGGCGGGGCCCAGGGGCTGTTTGGAATCCGCGCGGACCTCACCTGTTTCGGAAAAATTCTCGGCGGCGGACTGCCGGTGGGCGCCTTGGGCGGATCCCGCCGGGTGATGTCGAAATTGGCGCCTTTGGGGCCGGTCTACCAAGCGGGGACGCTGTCGGGCAACCCCGTGGCCATGGCGGCCGGCGCGGCGACGCTCTCTCTCTTGAAACGCGAACCGCCGTACAAAGTTCTCCGGGACCGGGCGGATTCTCTCACCCACGGTCTCCGCGCCATCGGGCGTAGGCACCGCCGGGACATCACGGTGAACGCCGTGGAATCCATGTTCACGCTGTTTTTCACCAAAGGGCCCGTGACCGACCTGGCTTCCGCCGAGGGATCCAATACCCGGGACTTCGGCCGATTTTTCCACGGGATGTTGAAACGGGGGATCTACCTGCCCCCGTCCCAATTCGAGGCCTGTTTCGTCTCCGCCGCCCATTCCCCGGCCGACATCGAGAAAACCCTGGCCGCCGCCGACGCCACCTTTCGGGAGATGTAA
- the ala gene encoding alanine dehydrogenase, which produces MNILWLSEKEVDGLLTVEAAMPLVEEAFGHLARGEAQMPPKVYLDFEEYGGDLRAMPAYIPKISCAGGRPFAGVKVVNSHPGNPKRGLPTVAAIYVLNDPETGMPLAVMAAGRLTDIRTGAGGGLAAKTMARKDSTVLGLVGAGRQAATQLAAIRPLFPLKEVRVAAFTMEEAQTFCAREARPGGPVFRAVGVEEACGADIVVTTTPGREAVVKSAWIREGTHINAVGADAPGKRELEVEILKRARIIVDSPEQALHSGEVNTGIDEGTLTVRNIAGSLGEVLIGKKPGRQSDRDITVFDSTGLAIQDVAVAGCIYQRALQLKRGLTLEL; this is translated from the coding sequence ATGAATATTTTGTGGTTGTCGGAAAAAGAAGTGGACGGTTTGTTGACGGTGGAGGCGGCGATGCCCCTCGTGGAAGAGGCCTTCGGGCACTTGGCTCGAGGGGAAGCTCAAATGCCGCCCAAGGTCTATTTGGATTTTGAGGAATACGGGGGAGACCTGCGCGCCATGCCGGCTTATATCCCAAAGATTTCCTGCGCGGGGGGGCGCCCCTTCGCCGGGGTGAAAGTGGTCAACTCCCATCCCGGCAACCCCAAACGCGGGCTCCCGACGGTGGCCGCAATTTATGTCCTGAACGATCCCGAAACCGGCATGCCTCTGGCCGTCATGGCCGCCGGGCGGCTCACCGACATCCGCACCGGCGCGGGGGGCGGGTTGGCGGCCAAAACCATGGCCCGGAAAGACTCCACGGTGCTGGGGTTGGTCGGCGCGGGTCGCCAAGCCGCCACCCAGCTGGCGGCCATCCGACCGCTTTTCCCGTTGAAAGAGGTCCGCGTGGCGGCTTTTACAATGGAAGAGGCCCAAACCTTTTGCGCCCGCGAAGCTCGGCCGGGGGGCCCCGTTTTTCGCGCGGTGGGGGTCGAAGAAGCCTGCGGGGCCGACATCGTGGTCACGACGACGCCGGGCCGGGAGGCGGTGGTCAAATCCGCCTGGATCCGGGAGGGGACCCACATCAACGCCGTCGGGGCCGACGCGCCCGGCAAGCGGGAGCTGGAGGTGGAGATTTTAAAACGGGCCCGCATCATCGTGGACAGTCCGGAGCAGGCCCTCCATTCCGGCGAAGTCAATACCGGGATCGACGAGGGAACCCTCACCGTTCGGAACATCGCCGGAAGCCTGGGCGAGGTTTTGATCGGCAAGAAACCCGGCCGCCAATCCGACCGCGACATCACGGTATTCGATTCCACCGGCCTGGCCATCCAAGACGTGGCCGTCGCCGGTTGCATCTACCAGCGCGCCCTCCAGTTGAAAAGAGGACTCACGCTGGAGCTATAA
- a CDS encoding DUF1015 domain-containing protein encodes MPDIKPFRAFVYGEKYRKAIRRRVCPPYDVISPAGREALIQRDPLNFIRVELPAGDPATRYAEAAKWWADWNASGVLRRAPTPAFYVYEARFRSPVDGRPLVRRGFFAALKVVPWGQGVFPHEKTLPTAKVDRLLLFKALRAQTSPIQLLVRDSSGRIEALTRQHAKGRPWVQFKDEAGVTHRVWVWKNDASAKELQRLFAKSPCAIADGHHRYETALAYSEWARQALKNGSPAADRVLAYFSSSDEKGLEVLPTHRAVPWEKRKFVNLEKWGTLHPVSGLKALKTLTDGKKGAGLLEVGVYREGKYYLYTFTKIPKELLRTPHERLAMACLHAGPLKGLGKEDFFFTRTPAEAVKSAKKNKGWAFFLAPNTVQEVLAVSTAGFVMPPKSTYFYPKIPSGLVSHSLQGSL; translated from the coding sequence ATGCCCGACATTAAACCGTTTCGCGCCTTTGTTTACGGCGAAAAATACCGCAAAGCCATTAGACGCCGGGTGTGCCCGCCCTACGACGTGATTTCGCCCGCCGGCCGGGAGGCGTTGATCCAACGGGACCCTTTGAATTTCATACGCGTGGAACTGCCTGCGGGAGACCCGGCCACCCGCTACGCCGAGGCGGCGAAATGGTGGGCGGACTGGAACGCGAGCGGGGTTTTGCGCCGGGCCCCGACCCCCGCCTTCTATGTGTATGAGGCGCGGTTCCGCTCTCCCGTCGACGGCCGCCCGCTGGTCCGGCGCGGATTTTTCGCGGCGCTTAAGGTGGTTCCATGGGGCCAAGGGGTCTTCCCCCACGAAAAAACCCTGCCCACCGCCAAGGTGGACCGTCTTCTTCTTTTCAAAGCGCTCCGCGCCCAAACGAGCCCCATCCAACTTTTGGTGCGGGACTCTTCGGGCCGGATCGAGGCTCTCACCCGCCAACACGCGAAAGGCCGACCCTGGGTTCAATTCAAGGACGAGGCCGGGGTAACCCATCGGGTCTGGGTGTGGAAAAACGACGCTTCGGCCAAAGAACTCCAACGGCTCTTCGCCAAGTCCCCCTGCGCCATCGCCGACGGCCATCACCGCTACGAAACCGCCCTGGCCTACAGCGAATGGGCGCGCCAGGCGTTAAAGAACGGTTCCCCCGCCGCCGACCGGGTCTTGGCTTATTTCTCCTCATCGGACGAAAAGGGTTTGGAGGTCCTTCCGACCCATCGCGCGGTCCCCTGGGAAAAACGAAAGTTCGTGAACCTGGAGAAATGGGGAACCCTTCACCCCGTCAGCGGATTGAAAGCGCTCAAGACCCTCACCGACGGGAAGAAAGGGGCGGGTCTCCTGGAGGTCGGGGTTTACCGCGAGGGAAAATATTATCTCTACACTTTCACCAAAATCCCGAAGGAACTTCTCCGCACCCCCCACGAACGCTTGGCCATGGCCTGCCTCCACGCCGGTCCGCTGAAAGGGTTGGGAAAAGAGGATTTCTTTTTCACCCGCACCCCCGCCGAAGCCGTTAAAAGCGCTAAAAAAAACAAAGGATGGGCCTTCTTCCTGGCCCCCAACACCGTCCAAGAAGTGTTGGCCGTTTCCACCGCCGGGTTCGTGATGCCCCCCAAAAGCACCTACTTCTACCCCAAAATCCCCTCCGGCCTCGTCAGCCACTCTCTCCAAGGGAGTCTCTAG